A region of Paenibacillus sp. 37 DNA encodes the following proteins:
- the dnaX gene encoding DNA polymerase III subunit gamma/tau, with protein MEHIALYRAWRPQSFQDMVGQQHIIQTLQNAIREQRTSHAYLFSGPRGTGKTSAAKILAKAVNCERGPAPEPCNECEACRRITTGAVMDVQEIDAASNRGVEEIRDLREKVKYAPTEVRQKVYIIDEVHMLTTEAFNALLKTLEEPPPHVMFILATTEPHRLPATIISRCQRFDFRRVSLEEQTARLTLICEQEGMEADQDALQYIARLSDGGMRDALSVLDQISSFTDGRVTYQQVMDMTGGIASEQFAKLAASLLKGDVGHILQMIEGFMHEGKSADKCMENLLYYFRDLLMIKMVPDADKLTDRVLNPEAFRDMAESFTKERLFHMIDTLNRYQSEMKYAVQPQTLFEVALLKLCSIPAQGEASVQVGASAHAAPADGGEINRLKQQLAELEKKLDRALKSGLSGGEGASSAPSRPATRAPVSRGNSPAKLPAQLDQYVARKGAPEFADISKKWSQILQRVKEERVTVHAWFVDGEPVSLLEDNVLVAFKNNIHRETTEKQANREVIERVLSEQLGRPARLVTMMLKDWTGAMEGAPEAPKEDFKLEPEHEDGGSGNKQPWIDEAIQLFGEDLVVIKE; from the coding sequence ATGGAGCATATCGCGTTATACCGGGCTTGGCGTCCCCAGTCGTTTCAAGATATGGTGGGGCAACAGCATATTATTCAGACCTTGCAGAACGCGATTCGTGAACAGCGGACTTCCCATGCCTACTTATTTAGCGGGCCCAGAGGAACGGGAAAGACAAGTGCCGCCAAGATTTTGGCCAAAGCTGTGAACTGCGAACGTGGGCCTGCGCCTGAACCTTGTAACGAGTGTGAAGCTTGCCGCAGAATTACGACTGGCGCTGTGATGGATGTGCAAGAGATTGATGCTGCATCCAATCGGGGCGTTGAAGAAATCCGTGATCTTCGGGAAAAGGTTAAATATGCGCCAACCGAAGTCCGGCAGAAAGTCTATATTATTGATGAAGTACACATGCTGACAACGGAGGCATTCAATGCTTTGCTCAAAACATTGGAAGAGCCACCACCACATGTGATGTTTATTTTGGCAACAACAGAACCACACCGCCTTCCGGCTACCATTATATCGCGCTGTCAGCGATTTGATTTTCGCCGGGTATCCCTGGAAGAGCAGACAGCAAGACTTACACTGATCTGTGAACAGGAAGGCATGGAAGCGGACCAAGATGCGCTCCAATACATTGCCCGTTTATCGGACGGTGGAATGAGGGATGCACTTAGTGTGCTGGATCAGATCTCTTCATTTACGGATGGACGAGTAACGTACCAGCAGGTCATGGACATGACGGGTGGAATTGCTTCAGAGCAATTTGCCAAATTGGCTGCTTCGCTGCTCAAGGGTGATGTTGGTCATATTTTGCAGATGATTGAAGGTTTCATGCATGAAGGAAAGAGTGCAGACAAATGCATGGAGAATTTACTGTATTATTTCCGTGATTTGCTTATGATTAAGATGGTGCCTGATGCAGACAAACTGACGGACAGGGTACTTAATCCGGAAGCATTCCGTGATATGGCGGAGTCATTCACCAAGGAACGACTGTTCCACATGATTGACACCCTTAATCGGTACCAGAGTGAAATGAAATATGCAGTACAACCACAGACATTATTTGAAGTTGCATTGCTTAAACTGTGTAGTATTCCAGCTCAAGGTGAGGCTTCTGTTCAGGTGGGAGCTTCAGCTCATGCAGCACCTGCTGATGGGGGAGAGATCAACCGCTTGAAGCAGCAACTTGCTGAGTTGGAGAAGAAGTTGGATCGTGCGCTTAAAAGTGGTTTGTCTGGTGGAGAAGGTGCATCGAGTGCTCCATCTCGTCCGGCAACAAGGGCCCCTGTATCGAGAGGCAATTCGCCTGCGAAGCTTCCTGCACAGTTGGATCAGTATGTTGCGCGCAAGGGAGCCCCTGAGTTCGCAGATATCAGCAAAAAATGGAGTCAGATCCTGCAACGAGTGAAGGAAGAGAGGGTTACCGTTCACGCCTGGTTTGTGGATGGTGAGCCGGTATCATTGCTTGAAGACAATGTGTTGGTTGCTTTTAAAAACAACATTCACCGTGAAACAACGGAAAAGCAGGCTAACCGTGAAGTCATTGAGCGGGTGTTGTCCGAACAGCTTGGGCGACCTGCACGATTGGTGACGATGATGCTCAAAGATTGGACCGGAGCAATGGAGGGAGCTCCTGAAGCGCCAAAGGAGGACTTTAAGCTTGAACCTGAGCATGAAGACGGCGGTTCAGGCAACAAACAGCCTTGGATTGATGAAGCCATCCAGCTCTTTGGTGAGGACCTTGTAGTGATCAAAGAATAA
- the fba gene encoding class II fructose-1,6-bisphosphate aldolase, translated as MPLVSMTDMLNKALEGKYAVGQYNINNLEWTQAILGAAEEEKSPVILGVSEGAARHIGGFYTVVKMVEGLIHDMKITVPVAIHLDHGSSFDKCKEAIDAGFTSVMIDGSHHSIDENIEMTKKVVEYAHAKGVSVEAEVGTVGGQEDDVIGGIMYADLNECIRIVKETGIDTLAPALGSVHGPYHGEPNLGFKEMEEVRDAVQVPLVLHGGTGIPKHDIDKAISLGTSKINVNTENQIAFARVVREVLAAKPDAYDPRTFIVPGREAIKETVKGKIREFGSNNKA; from the coding sequence ATGCCATTAGTATCTATGACAGACATGTTGAACAAAGCACTTGAAGGAAAATATGCAGTTGGTCAATACAACATCAATAACCTTGAGTGGACTCAAGCGATTCTTGGTGCTGCTGAAGAAGAGAAATCCCCAGTAATCCTGGGTGTATCCGAAGGCGCAGCACGTCACATTGGTGGCTTCTACACTGTAGTTAAAATGGTAGAAGGACTCATTCACGACATGAAAATCACTGTTCCAGTTGCAATTCACCTGGACCACGGTTCAAGCTTCGACAAGTGTAAAGAAGCGATCGACGCTGGATTCACATCCGTAATGATCGACGGTTCCCACCACTCTATCGATGAGAACATCGAAATGACTAAAAAAGTTGTTGAATATGCACACGCTAAAGGCGTTTCTGTAGAAGCTGAAGTAGGTACTGTAGGCGGACAAGAAGACGACGTTATCGGTGGTATCATGTACGCTGACCTGAACGAGTGTATCCGTATCGTTAAAGAAACAGGTATCGATACATTGGCACCAGCTCTTGGTTCCGTACACGGTCCTTACCATGGCGAGCCTAACCTGGGCTTCAAAGAAATGGAAGAAGTTCGTGACGCGGTACAAGTTCCACTCGTATTGCACGGTGGTACAGGTATTCCTAAACACGACATCGACAAAGCCATTTCCCTGGGTACGTCCAAAATTAACGTAAACACAGAGAACCAAATTGCTTTTGCAAGAGTGGTTCGTGAAGTGCTTGCAGCTAAACCAGACGCTTACGATCCACGTACATTCATCGTACCAGGCCGTGAAGCAATTAAAGAAACCGTTAAAGGTAAAATCCGCGAGTTTGGTTCTAACAACAAAGCGTAA
- a CDS encoding pro-sigmaK processing inhibitor BofA family protein: MKSIILGSVLVISLLGLIVILFRKRIGLSFFTSFGIHLVLAAVGIYIVNYSGWITGTYIPLNPATIGTVTVLGLPGVGLLLGLKISLFG, translated from the coding sequence ATGAAGAGTATCATACTGGGAAGTGTATTGGTTATATCGTTACTGGGGCTTATCGTTATTTTATTCAGAAAGCGGATAGGGTTATCGTTTTTCACGTCATTTGGAATTCATCTGGTGCTGGCTGCAGTAGGGATATATATCGTGAATTATTCCGGCTGGATTACAGGAACCTACATCCCGCTGAACCCAGCAACGATAGGGACTGTAACTGTTTTGGGATTGCCAGGTGTGGGGCTATTATTAGGGTTGAAAATTTCTTTGTTCGGATAG
- the recR gene encoding recombination mediator RecR: MYYPEPIAKLIDAFTRLPGVGPKTAARLAFHVLNMKEDDVIDFAKALVSVKRNLHYCSVCCNITDTDPCRICQDKSRDVSVICVVQDSKDLVAMERTKEFDGYYHVLQGAISPMEGIGPDDIRLKELLVRLSDERIKEIILATNPNIEGEATAMYISRLVRPFEISVTRIAHGLPVGGDLEYADEVTLSKALEGRREMR, encoded by the coding sequence TTGTATTATCCCGAACCAATAGCCAAGCTGATTGATGCCTTCACCCGGTTGCCGGGTGTGGGTCCCAAGACGGCAGCGCGTTTAGCTTTTCATGTGCTTAACATGAAGGAAGATGACGTTATCGATTTTGCCAAAGCGCTCGTAAGTGTGAAGCGTAATCTTCATTACTGTTCTGTATGTTGTAATATCACTGATACGGACCCGTGTCGCATCTGTCAGGATAAGTCCAGAGATGTCTCTGTAATCTGTGTAGTTCAGGATTCGAAAGATCTGGTGGCCATGGAGCGCACCAAGGAATTCGATGGATACTATCATGTGTTACAGGGCGCGATTTCACCTATGGAGGGAATTGGCCCAGACGATATTCGTTTGAAGGAACTCCTGGTTCGATTAAGTGATGAACGTATAAAAGAGATCATATTGGCAACGAACCCCAATATTGAGGGTGAAGCTACAGCGATGTACATCTCCCGGTTGGTGCGTCCGTTTGAAATCAGTGTGACCCGAATTGCGCATGGATTGCCTGTAGGTGGCGATCTTGAGTATGCGGATGAAGTGACCCTTTCCAAAGCGTTGGAAGGGCGCAGGGAGATGCGTTAG
- the rho gene encoding transcription termination factor Rho has translation MDLQISDLEEMKLTDLYKLAKKYQIPYYGTLKKKELIFAILRAQAEQSGLMFMQGVLEILPEGYGFLRPINYLPSTEDIYISASQIRKFDLRTGDLVSGKCRTPKENERYFGLLQVNAVNGENPSAAAERLHFPALTPLYPQKKLVLETSPNHLSTRIMDVLAPVGLGQRGLIVAPPKAGKTLLLKEIANSISTNNPEIELFVLLIDERPEEVTDMSRSVKGEVVASTFDELPENHIKVAELVLERALRLVEAKKDVVILLDSITRLARAYNLVIPPSGRTLSGGIDPAAFHRPKRFFGSARNVEEGGSLTILATALIDTGSRMDDVIYEEFKGTGNMELHLDRRLAERRIFPAIDIRRSGTRREEVLLSKEELDTIWAIRKNMNDSHDFVEGFLKKLRNSKTNAEFLAAFDSAGNSPTSNSGTTTTRRSPRQTATSGTST, from the coding sequence ATGGATCTACAAATTTCCGATTTGGAAGAAATGAAACTAACGGACCTCTACAAACTGGCCAAAAAATATCAGATACCTTACTATGGTACGTTAAAAAAGAAAGAATTAATTTTTGCTATACTACGTGCACAAGCTGAACAGAGTGGCCTGATGTTCATGCAAGGCGTACTCGAGATTTTACCTGAAGGTTACGGATTCTTAAGACCTATCAACTACTTGCCAAGTACGGAAGACATCTACATCTCAGCTTCTCAGATTCGCAAGTTTGACCTAAGAACAGGTGACCTCGTATCAGGTAAGTGTAGAACGCCTAAGGAAAACGAGAGATACTTCGGTTTGTTGCAAGTCAACGCTGTAAATGGTGAGAATCCATCGGCGGCTGCAGAGCGACTTCACTTCCCGGCACTAACCCCACTGTATCCGCAGAAAAAACTGGTTCTCGAAACATCCCCCAACCATTTGTCCACACGCATTATGGATGTGCTCGCCCCGGTAGGATTGGGACAGCGCGGATTGATCGTAGCACCTCCCAAAGCGGGTAAAACGCTTCTCCTCAAAGAAATTGCCAACAGCATCTCAACTAACAATCCTGAAATTGAACTGTTTGTCCTGTTGATTGATGAACGTCCAGAGGAAGTAACGGATATGTCGCGTTCGGTAAAAGGGGAAGTTGTGGCTTCAACATTTGATGAACTGCCTGAGAATCATATCAAGGTGGCGGAATTGGTGCTTGAACGTGCGCTTCGTCTGGTTGAGGCTAAAAAGGATGTCGTTATCCTGCTGGATAGCATTACACGTCTTGCCCGTGCATATAACCTGGTTATTCCACCATCCGGTCGTACGCTTAGTGGTGGTATTGACCCAGCTGCATTCCATCGTCCGAAACGTTTCTTCGGTTCTGCCCGGAATGTGGAAGAAGGCGGAAGCTTGACCATCCTGGCAACGGCATTAATTGATACCGGTTCACGTATGGATGACGTCATTTATGAAGAGTTTAAGGGTACAGGTAACATGGAGCTCCATCTGGACCGTCGTCTGGCAGAGCGCCGCATATTCCCGGCAATCGACATTCGTCGTTCCGGTACACGTCGTGAAGAAGTGTTGCTCAGCAAGGAAGAGTTGGATACAATCTGGGCGATTCGTAAAAACATGAATGATTCCCATGACTTTGTTGAAGGATTCCTGAAAAAACTTCGTAACAGCAAGACAAATGCAGAGTTTTTGGCGGCATTTGATTCGGCTGGTAACAGCCCGACAAGTAATTCGGGTACAACAACAACCCGTCGCTCACCTAGACAGACAGCAACGTCAGGTACATCGACGTAA
- a CDS encoding CTP synthase, whose protein sequence is MTKYIFVTGGVVSSLGKGITAASLGRLLKNRGLKVTIQKFDPYINIDPGTMSPYQHGEVFVTDDGAETDLDLGHYERFIDINLSKNSNVTTGKVYSSVISKERRGEYLGGTVQVIPHITNEIKERVFRAGREAGSDVVITEIGGTVGDIESLPFLEAIRQIKSDVGRDNVMYIHVTLIPYIKAAGEVKTKPTQHSVKELRSIGIQPNVIVCRTEYELSKDMKAKIALFCDIDENAVVECRDADTLYQVPLNLREEGLDEIVVNHLKLTTPAPDMSEWEGLVDRINKLEHTVEIAIVGKYVALHDAYLSVVESLSHAGFASNADVKIRWVPSEDITDENVGDLLHGIGGILVPGGFGDRGIEGKVSAIRYAREKQIPFFGICLGMQVSVIEYARSIVGLNGANSSEINPATEFPVIDLLPEQKDIENLGGTMRLGLYPCKLQEGSLAMACYDDELVYERHRHRYEFNNEYRETIEKAGLVISGTSPDGRLVEIVELPGHPWFLAVQFHPEFTSRPNRPQPLFREFVKASLENAQK, encoded by the coding sequence GTGACAAAGTATATTTTCGTGACGGGCGGAGTTGTGTCCTCCCTGGGCAAAGGGATTACGGCTGCTTCTCTGGGCAGATTGCTGAAAAACAGAGGGCTTAAGGTAACGATCCAGAAATTTGATCCATATATTAACATCGACCCGGGAACAATGAGTCCTTATCAGCACGGCGAGGTTTTTGTAACGGATGATGGCGCGGAAACGGATCTGGATCTTGGCCACTATGAACGTTTTATTGACATCAATCTCTCCAAAAACAGCAACGTCACGACTGGTAAAGTATACTCTTCCGTCATCAGCAAAGAGCGGCGCGGGGAATATCTGGGTGGAACGGTACAAGTTATTCCACACATTACGAACGAGATCAAAGAGCGTGTATTCCGCGCTGGACGTGAAGCGGGTTCGGATGTGGTTATTACGGAAATTGGCGGAACAGTGGGCGACATTGAGAGTTTGCCTTTCCTGGAAGCTATCCGTCAGATCAAGAGTGATGTAGGTCGCGACAATGTGATGTACATCCACGTAACACTTATTCCTTATATCAAAGCAGCTGGTGAAGTGAAAACAAAACCAACGCAACATAGTGTTAAGGAATTACGCAGCATTGGTATTCAACCGAATGTGATTGTATGCCGTACGGAGTATGAATTGTCTAAAGACATGAAAGCCAAGATCGCTCTCTTCTGCGACATTGATGAGAATGCCGTGGTTGAATGTCGTGATGCAGACACGTTGTATCAAGTACCTTTGAACCTGCGTGAAGAAGGCTTGGATGAGATCGTGGTAAATCACCTGAAACTGACTACTCCTGCACCGGATATGAGCGAGTGGGAAGGGCTGGTTGACCGGATCAACAAGTTGGAGCATACAGTTGAGATCGCTATTGTTGGTAAATATGTGGCGTTGCATGATGCATACCTGAGTGTTGTTGAGTCGTTGTCTCATGCAGGATTTGCATCCAATGCTGATGTGAAAATTCGCTGGGTTCCTTCTGAAGATATTACGGATGAGAATGTAGGCGACTTGTTACATGGTATTGGCGGTATCCTTGTTCCTGGTGGATTCGGAGATCGTGGTATTGAAGGTAAAGTATCGGCAATCCGTTATGCTCGTGAGAAACAAATTCCGTTCTTCGGTATTTGCCTGGGTATGCAGGTTTCCGTTATTGAGTATGCACGTTCCATCGTTGGTTTGAATGGTGCGAACAGTTCCGAAATTAATCCGGCTACGGAATTCCCGGTGATCGATCTGTTGCCTGAGCAAAAAGATATCGAAAATCTGGGTGGCACGATGCGTCTGGGTCTGTATCCTTGTAAGCTTCAGGAAGGTTCTTTGGCGATGGCTTGTTATGATGATGAGCTGGTGTATGAGAGACACCGTCACCGGTATGAGTTCAACAATGAATACCGTGAAACGATCGAAAAAGCAGGACTGGTTATCTCGGGTACATCTCCGGATGGACGTCTGGTTGAGATCGTGGAACTTCCAGGACACCCATGGTTCCTGGCGGTACAATTCCATCCGGAATTCACTTCCCGTCCGAACCGTCCGCAACCATTGTTCCGTGAGTTTGTAAAAGCTTCTCTGGAGAATGCGCAGAAGTAA
- a CDS encoding UDP-N-acetylglucosamine 1-carboxyvinyltransferase, which produces MEKLMISGGRPLQGTVTISGAKNSAIALIPAALLAESEVVLDNLPLLSDVAVYAEILEELGAHVTWEGSQMKIDPSDIKSIPMPNGPVKKLRASYYMMGALLGRFKEATIGLPGGCNFEPRPIDQHIKGFEALGATVTNEHGSIHLHAKELRGAKIYLDVSSVGATINIMLAATRAKGSTIIENAAKEPEIIDVATLLNSMGASIKGAGTETIRIEGVSELKGCRHSIIPDRIQAGTYMIAAAATRGDVLIDNVIPKHLEALTAKLLEMGVGIEELDESIRVIGKPSYNHVDVKALVYPGFPTDLQSPMTSVLTQATGVSVLSDFVYSNRFKHVPELVRMGAKIRVEGRSAIIEGSALNAAKVKASDLRAGAALVIAGLTVSEGVTEVTGVEYIDRGYDHLVTNLRLLGADVWRETD; this is translated from the coding sequence ATGGAAAAATTGATGATTAGTGGCGGACGTCCGTTACAGGGAACTGTAACTATAAGCGGCGCCAAGAACAGCGCCATTGCGCTTATTCCTGCAGCATTGCTTGCCGAGTCAGAAGTCGTGTTGGACAACCTGCCGCTTTTGAGTGACGTGGCGGTTTATGCAGAAATTTTGGAGGAACTCGGAGCACATGTGACTTGGGAAGGCAGTCAGATGAAGATAGACCCTTCTGACATCAAATCCATTCCTATGCCGAATGGTCCCGTGAAGAAGCTTCGTGCTTCGTATTATATGATGGGTGCATTGCTAGGGCGTTTCAAAGAAGCGACCATAGGTTTACCAGGGGGTTGTAATTTTGAGCCTCGTCCAATTGATCAACATATCAAAGGGTTTGAAGCGCTTGGCGCAACCGTAACAAACGAACATGGCTCCATTCATTTGCATGCCAAAGAGCTGCGCGGAGCAAAAATCTATCTTGATGTAAGCAGTGTCGGCGCAACCATTAATATCATGCTGGCGGCTACTCGTGCCAAAGGCTCTACAATTATCGAAAACGCGGCTAAAGAGCCTGAGATTATAGATGTAGCAACACTTCTGAATTCCATGGGTGCCAGCATCAAGGGTGCAGGTACCGAAACGATCCGTATTGAAGGGGTCTCGGAGCTTAAAGGCTGCCGTCATTCCATCATTCCGGACCGTATCCAAGCAGGTACGTATATGATCGCTGCAGCGGCGACGCGCGGAGATGTTCTGATTGACAATGTGATTCCCAAACATCTGGAAGCTTTAACGGCAAAGCTGCTGGAGATGGGTGTTGGCATTGAGGAATTGGATGAAAGTATACGTGTCATTGGTAAACCAAGCTATAACCATGTGGACGTGAAGGCACTTGTATATCCTGGTTTTCCAACGGATCTACAGTCACCAATGACAAGTGTTTTAACACAGGCAACTGGTGTGAGTGTCCTGAGCGACTTTGTATACAGTAATCGATTCAAGCATGTGCCTGAGTTAGTGCGGATGGGTGCAAAGATTCGAGTAGAAGGACGGTCAGCGATTATTGAAGGCAGTGCATTAAACGCGGCCAAAGTAAAAGCATCCGATCTTCGGGCTGGAGCAGCACTGGTGATTGCAGGTCTCACCGTCAGTGAAGGTGTGACTGAAGTGACGGGGGTCGAATATATTGACCGCGGTTATGATCATCTGGTGACTAATCTGCGCCTGCTCGGTGCAGATGTATGGCGGGAAACTGATTAA
- a CDS encoding YbaB/EbfC family nucleoid-associated protein — MNNMNQMMKQVKKMQEQMLKAQEELADKTVQGTSGGGVVTAEVNGHKKLLAITIKPEAVDPEDVEMLQDLVMTAVNDAMAKADEIANKDMGKFTGGMNIPGLF; from the coding sequence ATGAACAACATGAACCAAATGATGAAACAAGTGAAGAAAATGCAGGAGCAAATGCTGAAAGCACAAGAGGAACTGGCGGACAAAACAGTCCAAGGTACTTCTGGTGGCGGTGTAGTGACGGCTGAAGTTAACGGACACAAGAAATTGCTTGCTATCACGATCAAACCTGAAGCGGTAGATCCGGAAGATGTTGAAATGTTGCAAGATCTCGTTATGACAGCTGTTAATGATGCAATGGCCAAAGCCGATGAGATTGCCAACAAGGATATGGGCAAGTTCACAGGCGGCATGAATATTCCGGGATTATTTTAA
- a CDS encoding response regulator has product MEDKKVLIVDDQNGIRILLMEVFSSEGYNTFQAPNGKVALEIVNNDKPDLVLLDMKIPGMDGLEILKHIKDIDPGIKVIMMTAYGELDMIKEATDLGALMHFTKPFDIDEMRVAVNMQLRNGTANKCS; this is encoded by the coding sequence GTGGAAGATAAAAAAGTTTTGATTGTTGATGACCAGAATGGTATTCGAATCCTGTTAATGGAAGTGTTCAGCAGTGAGGGGTATAACACGTTTCAAGCACCCAACGGCAAGGTTGCTCTGGAGATTGTGAATAATGACAAGCCTGACCTGGTATTGCTCGATATGAAGATTCCTGGGATGGACGGTCTGGAAATCCTGAAGCATATTAAAGATATTGATCCGGGTATCAAGGTCATCATGATGACCGCTTATGGTGAACTGGACATGATTAAGGAAGCAACGGATCTCGGAGCGCTCATGCACTTTACAAAACCATTTGATATCGACGAGATGCGAGTGGCTGTGAATATGCAACTTCGTAATGGTACCGCCAATAAATGCAGCTGA
- the rpmE gene encoding 50S ribosomal protein L31, whose protein sequence is MKEAIHPNYTIGQVSCACGNTFETGSVKDGLRVEICSACHPFFTGKQKFIDAGGRVDRFKKKYGI, encoded by the coding sequence ATGAAAGAAGCAATTCATCCTAATTACACGATTGGTCAAGTATCTTGCGCTTGCGGGAATACTTTTGAGACAGGTTCGGTTAAAGACGGACTTCGTGTAGAGATTTGCTCCGCGTGCCACCCGTTCTTCACAGGTAAACAGAAGTTTATCGATGCTGGCGGCCGTGTTGATCGTTTCAAAAAGAAATACGGAATCTAA
- a CDS encoding DUF2508 family protein — translation MLKELEADQIYADIQVAKQEWERAMRQFEDAQGQDEIDYAIYVLEAAERKYQIHLRRAKRARANDDLTSQRGVSM, via the coding sequence ATGTTGAAGGAACTTGAGGCGGATCAGATCTATGCAGATATTCAGGTGGCTAAGCAGGAATGGGAACGGGCTATGAGACAGTTTGAAGATGCACAGGGGCAGGATGAGATTGATTATGCTATTTATGTATTGGAGGCAGCTGAGCGGAAGTACCAGATCCACTTGAGAAGAGCAAAGCGAGCCAGAGCGAATGATGATCTTACATCACAGCGAGGGGTTAGTATGTAG
- a CDS encoding radical SAM protein: MYLVYADEKGNVFDHPSLYGLARSGDMIVEIMEDELIPLPEGATLVGLPSTRPIGMDPDTGEMLPMPTDTQAVGALLPQGFTRLCLPGYVKTDKEYKLPLFGYSAVVWKDGGFYVTASKSDSPDQWNPLNCDRDDVRSGVKRLTEQYPENRLYTHLSNCALGYECLTSSNTFLNRWEGGVPVSYSCNAGCFGCISEQPDDSGFVSPQTRMNFRPRVDEIVEVMMEHLKTPESIISFGQGCEGEPSTQAKLIIEAIREVRSVTDMGYININTNAGLNDHIRGIVDAGLDLMRVSTISALDDHYNAYYKPRGYTLANVEKSMKYAAQQGVYTSINYLIFPGVTDREEEIEAMIEFVRRTDLRLIQMRNLNIDPESYLELIPPAQGDILGMKQMIEIFEDELPDVVIGSYTHVPPAGMARPKRLITL; encoded by the coding sequence ATGTATTTAGTATACGCAGATGAAAAAGGTAATGTATTTGATCATCCTTCCCTGTACGGGCTTGCCCGCAGTGGAGATATGATCGTTGAGATTATGGAGGATGAGTTGATTCCTCTGCCAGAAGGTGCAACGTTGGTTGGACTCCCGAGTACCCGGCCCATTGGTATGGACCCAGACACCGGTGAGATGCTGCCAATGCCAACGGACACACAGGCTGTAGGTGCATTGCTTCCACAGGGATTCACTCGTTTGTGTCTCCCAGGGTATGTGAAGACGGATAAGGAGTATAAGTTGCCTTTGTTCGGTTATTCCGCAGTGGTTTGGAAAGATGGCGGTTTCTATGTTACGGCTTCGAAGTCAGATAGTCCTGACCAATGGAATCCGCTTAACTGTGATCGTGACGATGTGCGTTCCGGGGTTAAACGATTGACGGAGCAATACCCCGAGAACCGTCTCTACACCCATCTATCCAACTGTGCGCTTGGATATGAATGTCTAACTTCATCCAACACGTTCCTGAATCGTTGGGAAGGTGGAGTGCCGGTATCCTATTCTTGCAATGCGGGCTGTTTCGGGTGTATCTCCGAGCAACCGGATGATAGCGGCTTTGTTTCCCCGCAGACACGTATGAACTTCCGACCGCGTGTGGATGAGATTGTGGAGGTTATGATGGAACACCTGAAGACGCCGGAGTCCATCATTAGTTTTGGACAAGGTTGTGAAGGGGAGCCTTCCACGCAGGCCAAGCTGATTATTGAAGCGATTCGCGAAGTGCGTTCCGTAACGGACATGGGGTATATCAACATTAATACCAATGCCGGTCTGAATGATCACATTAGAGGTATTGTAGATGCTGGATTGGATCTGATGCGCGTAAGTACAATTAGTGCACTGGATGACCATTATAACGCCTACTATAAACCGCGTGGTTATACCTTAGCCAATGTTGAGAAGTCGATGAAATACGCAGCGCAGCAGGGCGTATACACGTCCATTAACTATCTGATCTTTCCAGGTGTAACAGATCGTGAAGAAGAGATTGAGGCGATGATTGAGTTTGTAAGAAGAACCGATCTACGCTTGATTCAGATGCGTAATCTCAATATTGATCCAGAGAGCTATCTGGAATTAATTCCTCCTGCTCAAGGTGATATCTTGGGTATGAAGCAGATGATTGAGATTTTTGAAGACGAATTGCCTGATGTTGTGATCGGATCGTATACCCATGTTCCGCCAGCTGGAATGGCACGTCCAAAACGGTTGATTACCTTATAA